AATATCAAAATACAAAAAGTTAGTACTTATTTATCCTGAAAAGTCGATTTATCCTTATCCTAAACGTATATTAAGAGGCTTTAGAAGATTTTGTCTAGAAAATGATATAGATTTTGAAATTTTAAATGAAGTTTGTGATGAAATGGTTTTTAAGAAAGGTGATTTGTTCATTACCATAGAAGAAGCAGATCTTGTTAATATTATAACTCAAATTAGAGAACAAGAATTGTCCTTAGGTGAAAGCATAGGGGTGATTTCATACAACGATACACCATTAAAAGATTTATTAGGAATAACAGTAATGTCAACAGATTTTAAAGTTATGGGAGAAACTGCCGCTAAAATGATTTTAAATAATGACATGGGACGTATTAAGGTGCCTTTTAATTTTATTGATCGTAAATCAATATAGTTAATCACTGTTTAAATTTTACAATATTGTTTTATAATCGAAAATAAAGATTATTTAGTAAAGATGTGATTTGAAAATAGTTTTGTAGATTTTACTTTATTTTTTTGCAAAATTTGTATTTTGCCACATGCAAAAAATGAGTTTTTTAGTGCTTTTTGTACTATCCTGGTACGTTAATGGGCAGAATGAAATATACAAGTTTAGTTCTGTGTCTACAGCACATGGTTTATCTCAAAACTCTGCCATGGCTATTACCCAAGATTCGTTGGGGCAAATTTGGATTGGGACAAGAGATGGTTTAAATAGATACGATGGCACCAATATTACAGTTTATAGGCATAGTGATGCATTAAACTCATTATCAAGTAGTGATATTATTTGTTTAGAGGTAGATCGAGAAGGTTTAATTTGGATTGGAACGGCATTAGGTCTTAATAAATATAATCCTAAAACAGATAGATTCACGAGATACCTAGCTGATACTAGCCATACATCCATTACAAATAATAGAATTACTTCTATTTGTGATTTTTCTAAAGATAAACTTTGGTTCGGAACATCTTCCGGAATTTCTATTTACACCAGGAGTACTGATACGTTTACCACTATTTTAAAGGGGTATGTTATATATTCGGTACAAAAACTTTCTCAAAAATTACTAGTTGTTAGCACCAATAAAGGTCTCTTAAAAATTCATGTAGAAGAAAATAATCATATTAATATTCAACCTATAAAGAATACTGAAAAATATGTAATTCAGGATATGATGGTAGCTGACGATTCAAGTGTTCTATTGGCTACTAAAGAACATCACATTGTAGAATATCATTTGGATAACGATTCCATTTCTCCTTATTTCCAAGAAAAATCATTAAATGGATTAAATAGAAATGTCCGAAAACTGCTTTTGGATAGAAGCGGGAATCTTTGGATTGGCACATATAAAGGTTTGCAAATCGCTAACAAAAACAAACAAATAACGACTTTATATACAAATATTAACGATAGTGAGTCAATCAATGATAATTTTATAAAATCAATTTTTAAAGATGCAAAAGGTTCTATTTGGATAGGCACTTATTACGGAGGTGTCAATATTTGGGACGAGTCTAATATTAATTTTCTTAAAATTACTCAAAGACCAGGGAATAGTGGATTGAGTTTTAAATCTATTAGCTCCATAGAGACTTTTAAGAACAGTATTTATTTTGGTACTGAAGGAGGAGGTTTAACCTTATTAGATACAGTTTCTAGAAGTTATAAATATATAAATACTGAAAACACTACTGAACTTCCTAGTGATAATATTAAGGCTTTATTTAAGGATAATGATAGTAAACTTTGGATTGGTACTTTTAATAAAGGAGTGGCTGTTTACGATTTAAAATCAAAACAATTTAATACTACAATTTTACCAAATGAAGTCATTAAATTGTTGGATGATGTGGGGGTAAGTAGCATTGCACAAAGGTCTGATGAAATATTTATTGGTACTTTAGGTAAAGGTGTAATTCGTTATAATTTGTTTGATAACACTTTTGAAATTATTGCCGTAAACATGCAAAACAGAGAGAAAGGTCTAACTCATAATATAGTACGGACTATAAAGTTAGATTCAAATGATAACCTCTGGGTTGGTACTTTCCAAGGGTTAAGCAAAATAGACGCTCAGAATCGCATTAGTAATTATTTTTTAGAAGAAAAAAAAGAGGCAAAATACACCATAACTTGTGTTTTTAATGATGCTAATAATCAGATTTGGGCTGGCACAGAAGTAGAAGGTTTATTTCGATTAGAAGGTGATACCTTTAAAAAAGTTAATTTAAAAATTGAAGATAATGAACCGGTAAAAGGTGTTAGAAGTATTGTTGAAGATAAACAAGGTCACTTCTGGATATCTACGCCAAATCAAGGTATTTTAAGATTTAATCCTAGAGAAAATATTATAGTAGCTAATTATACGCAAAAGGATGGATTACCTAGCAACCAGTTTAACTATAATGCAAGTTTTAAATATTTTAAAAACTATATATTTTTTGGTGGTTCAGAAGGTGTTGTGTGTTTTAATCCAGATAAATTGATTAAAAACTCTTTTTCACCACAAGTTGTTTTAACAAGTTTTAAAATTAAAAATAAAGTTCTACATGTTGGAGGAGAAGAGGGGTTATTAAATAAAACTATTTCTTATACAAACCAATTAGAATTATCTCATGACCAAGGTAATTTTAATATTTCTTTTGCTATTCCTAATTATTTAAATGCTACAAATAACCATTATGTTTATAGGTTGCTGGGGTTAGAAGACGAATGGATAGAAACATCTCAAAGTTCAGCGTCATATACTATTCAAGATCCAGGTACCTATGTTTTTCAGGTAAAAGGGATAAATAATGATAATGTTGAAAATACGGAACCAACATCATTACAAATAAAAGTAAATCCGGCACCTTGGCGTACTTGGTGGGCATTTTTGTTTTATGGATTTGTTATTTTTTCAATTTTATATTATCTACTCAACCTACTAAAATCTAGACAGAAGCTAGGAAATCAGTTGGTTTTGGAAAAATTGGAAGCGGAGCAAATAAAGAAAAACAATAAATCTAAACTGGAATTTTTTACTAATATTTCTCATGAATTTAGAACACCTTTAACTCTTATTCTTGGACCTATAAGTCAGATTTTAGAAAACTATAGGGGGAGTAGTGAGATGTATAAAAAGTTAAAAGTGATAGAAAGTAATTCTAATCATTTATTACAACTCATAAATCGATTAATGGATTTTAGAAAGATCGAAAGTGACTTCATAAAATTAGAAACCGCGGAAATAAATATCGTTAAGTTTTTAAAAGAAATTTATTTATCCTTTTCTGAATATGCTAAAGACGGCAATTACCAGTACGAATTTTTTACATCTTCAGATCAAATATTGGTATACGTCGATAGATATAAACTAGAGCGGGTTTTTTACAATTTAATTTCGAATGCTTTTAGATACACACCAAAAAACGGAAAAATAGTAATAAGAATCATACAGGAAAAAGATACGGTTATAATTCAAGTAGAAGATTCAGGGGTGGGTATTGCCGAGGAATTTAAAGACAAAATTTTTGAACGTTTTTTTGAATTGAATGCTAATAGGCAGCTAGTTAATGCTTATAACAAGGGTACAGGCATAGGGTTGTCTATAGTTAAAACCATAGTAAATTTACATAAGGGTAAAATTCAAGTTAAAGACAATTTAGAAGAAGGTAAAGGAAGTGTTTTTTCGGTTGAATTAAAACAAGGAAGAGAACATTTAAGCGATGCCGATATTATTCACGATTTTAAATTTAGTGACGACTTAGAGCAATACGTTAACCAGTTATCAGATTCCGAAGTCATATTGGAAGACGATGTTTTAGATAGTTTAAAAGAAGAAGACAAACTAACCGTGTTATTGGTTGAGGATAATAAACCGCTCAGGAAGTTTATGAGAAGTTTATTAAAGCAAAATTATAAGGTGTTGGAAGCCGAAAACGGTAAAGTGGCCTATAAAATAGCCTTACGTGAAGATGTAAATTTAATTGTAAGTGATGTCATTATGCCGGAAATGACAGGAACCGAACTTTGTGCCAAAATTAAAACAGATGTTAGAACGAGTCATATTCCATTAATTTTATTAACATCTAGATCTTCATTAATCTATAAAATAGAAGGTTTAGAAAGTGGTGCAGATGATTATATAAGTAAACCTTTTAATGTTAAGGAGTTTACGCTAAGAGTAAAGAATCTTTTAAATTCTATCTCTCGTGTAAAAGAAAAAATAAATGCTAACGAAGATTTAATGCCTGAGGATTTGGTATTATCATCGATAGATGAAAATTTATATAAAAAGGCACTTCAAATTGTAGAAAAAAATATTTCTAATGAGCAGTTTGATATACCAATGTTTTGTAAAGAATTGGGAGTTAGTAGAACCGTGTTATTTAAAAAAATAAAGGTTTGGACCGATTTTACCCCTAAAGATTTTATTCAGCATATTCGATTAAAAAAAGCAGCCGATCTTTTAGAGCAAGATCAATATAGTATTTCTCAAATAAGCTATATGGTAGGATTTAAAAACCCTAAATATTTTAGCAAATGTTTCCGAAATAAATTTGATAAAACTCCTACCCAATATATTAAGACTTTTTCGTAGACTTTTATTTTTGTTAAGAATTAAGGTGTTTTTTGATTAAATTTTTAAAAAACACCTTAATTATAAGATAAATTAGTACTTCAGACACCTTATTGCGTACAAAATTACACCTTTGATTTCTTAATTTTGACCTAGTTAACGGTTAAAAAAACAAAATACTTTAGCTTAATAAATTATTATAAAGGTTCTAATGTACTCTAGATACCATGAAAATTAAAAATCAAAAAACTTTAGAGCTTTTTCTAATATTAATGATTGCTCTTATCGTTTTAACAATGATATACTTTTATTAAAGTTGAAATTTAAATCATGTGTATTTAATGGTGTCAAAATGTATTTTAATAATCATTGGAATTTAATAATTAGTTTTTTTTAACAAAATATTAATATAAGTTCTGGTAACCATACAAAACAGGATAGAACCAATTAAGCGAAGTTGTAAAATTGTTATCATAAAACTTTATAAGCTATCCGCTTATATATTAACTAAATTCAAACTAAATATTTATGAATGAACAAAAACCAAAAATTAAACCAAAGATTAAATGGAACTTTTCAGTTCCAGGGTTTACTATTTTACTGGTCATTTTACTTTCCAGTTTTTCCGTAATTAATCTAGATGCACAAAATAAGATTACAGGTACTGTGACAGGTGGTTTAGATAATATGCCTTTGCCTGGGGTAAATGTTGTGGAAAAAGGGACTAGAAATGGTGCCGTTACAGATTTTGATGGAAATTTTTCTCTTCAATTAACTTCAGTATCAAGGACTTTAGTGTTTTCTTATATAGGGTATAAAACACAAGAAGTTGTTATTGGCGATTCTACAAGTATTGCAGTTCAATTAGAGGAAGATACAGCTACCCTAGATGAAGTTGTAGTCATTGGTTTTCAACAGGTAAAGCGTGAAAAAATACTTGGTGCGGTAGACACTGTTAAATCAGAATCTATAAATCAAGCAGCTCCAGTAGACGCTCTTCAAGGTATTCAAGGTAAAGTAGCTGGTGTTCAGATTACTAGTGATAATGGGCCTGGTGAAGGATTTGATATCAAAATTCGTGGGGTGTCTACCTTTACAGCAGGAGCTACAGGACCTTTATATGTTGTTGATGGGCAGCAAACTTTTGATATAGACAATATAGACCCTAGCGATATAGAATCGTTAGAGGTTGTTAAGGATGGCGCCACTGCAGCAATTTATGGAGCTCAAGCAGGTAATGGTGTAGTTATTATCACCACAAAAAGAGGTGTTGAAGGTAAAATTAAACTAGATGTTACAACCATAACCGGTATGAATCAACTGGTTGGTGATTTACCAGCTCCAAATGCAGCTCAACGTTTAGAGCAGGAAAGACGACAAGGCATTACATGGGGGCCAATAGCTAGAGATTCCTTGAGTTTAGTGACACGTAATTCTCCAGATTTACAAAAATTGGTTACTAGAGTAGGGATAAGACATCAAACCAATGTAGCTTTAAGTGGCGGTAGTGATAAAATGTCTTTCTATTGGAATAATGGATTTTTTAATGAAGAAGGTATTATTTTAAATAGTGACCACAAACGAATTAATACCAGATTAAAGATTGATGCTACTCCTAACGATAAATTTAAGTTTGGAACATTAATTAATATGTCCTATGAATTTACAAATAGTACGAATCCTGGACCTGTTTTAGGTCACCTTTTAAATAGGGTAGCATATTTACCTATTTATGAGCCAGATGGGAGTTTTACTCCAGGCTCTCCTAATAAGCAAAGTTTGAATCCAATTCAAAATGCTTTATTAAGAAAAAATGATAGAAGACGCTATAGAGCGAATTCATTTAGCTATGCGCAATTCCAGATTCTACCTTCCTTATCAATTAGGTCTCAGTTTGGTGTAGATTTCTCATATGAGAAGTTTGAAGGGTTTACTCCAGCCATCCTGGATGCAAGAAACTATGCAAATGGTATTAATTCAGGTAGTGAGAGACACCTATTGAGATATGGTATCCAGCAGGATAATACACTTAACTTTAATCAAAGTTGGGGTAAGCATGATGTTAGTGCCTTTTTAGGGATGCAAATTCAAAGGGACACTTACGAGAATTTAAACTTAAGTGCGAATTTCGCAAACGATTTAATAGAAACGTTTAATAATTCTCTTTTTGCAGATGTTGATGGAAATCCACTTGATATCGTAGATAGAACCGGAGGAGATAGAACTCAAAATACCCAAACAGGATTATTTTCTTTATTTACAGGTTTTAATTATGATTATAATAACAAATACTTGGTAGGAGCTACCTTTCGTAGAGATGGATCTTCAAGTTTCGGAGGGAATAACAAATATGGTTATTTCCCATCGGCTACTTTAGGATGGAGAATTAGTAAAGAAGGTTTCCTTAAAAATAGTTCTATAATTTCTAATCTTTTGGTAAGAGCATCTTATGGTATTGTAGGTAACGATAGAATTGGACCTTATGATTTCCTAACGACACTTGCTCCTGGTTATAACTATGAAGGACAAACTGGCTTTGCTCCGTTTTCTCTAGGTAATGAAGATTTAAGATGGGAAGAAACCGAATCAATAAATTTAGGTTTTGATTTAAGCTTATTTAAGGGTAGAAGGTTAAACCTTTCTTTAGATTTATGGGAGAAACTTACAGATGGCTTATTAGTAAATACTGAGTTGCCTGAAGAATCGGGATTTAGTGTTGTTAGAGAAAATAAAGCTGTTGTAAAAAACAGAGGTTTGGATTTTACTCTTAGTGGTACAATAGTTCAGAATAAGGATTTTTCTTGGAGATCTAGTTTTAATCTAGGGTTGCTGGAAAATAAGGTGTTAGAATTAGAAGATGATATATATCAAGGACGATTTGTAACAACCGAAGGAAAACCCATAGGTAATATTTGGGGATATAAAAATCATGGTGTTTTTCAATACGACGAAT
This genomic interval from Tamlana carrageenivorans contains the following:
- a CDS encoding SusC/RagA family TonB-linked outer membrane protein, translated to MNEQKPKIKPKIKWNFSVPGFTILLVILLSSFSVINLDAQNKITGTVTGGLDNMPLPGVNVVEKGTRNGAVTDFDGNFSLQLTSVSRTLVFSYIGYKTQEVVIGDSTSIAVQLEEDTATLDEVVVIGFQQVKREKILGAVDTVKSESINQAAPVDALQGIQGKVAGVQITSDNGPGEGFDIKIRGVSTFTAGATGPLYVVDGQQTFDIDNIDPSDIESLEVVKDGATAAIYGAQAGNGVVIITTKRGVEGKIKLDVTTITGMNQLVGDLPAPNAAQRLEQERRQGITWGPIARDSLSLVTRNSPDLQKLVTRVGIRHQTNVALSGGSDKMSFYWNNGFFNEEGIILNSDHKRINTRLKIDATPNDKFKFGTLINMSYEFTNSTNPGPVLGHLLNRVAYLPIYEPDGSFTPGSPNKQSLNPIQNALLRKNDRRRYRANSFSYAQFQILPSLSIRSQFGVDFSYEKFEGFTPAILDARNYANGINSGSERHLLRYGIQQDNTLNFNQSWGKHDVSAFLGMQIQRDTYENLNLSANFANDLIETFNNSLFADVDGNPLDIVDRTGGDRTQNTQTGLFSLFTGFNYDYNNKYLVGATFRRDGSSSFGGNNKYGYFPSATLGWRISKEGFLKNSSIISNLLVRASYGIVGNDRIGPYDFLTTLAPGYNYEGQTGFAPFSLGNEDLRWEETESINLGFDLSLFKGRRLNLSLDLWEKLTDGLLVNTELPEESGFSVVRENKAVVKNRGLDFTLSGTIVQNKDFSWRSSFNLGLLENKVLELEDDIYQGRFVTTEGKPIGNIWGYKNHGVFQYDESNAFTPEGEQLYPNYDANGFFEGTYNRANGDQYPLGADIKQLTHGSSGNTLRGGDYYWDDVNGDFVIDSDDEQILGNGLPTVFGGFSHDITYKNWSFETLFDYSFGNDIYRRYDHDRNSLRAAVLSVSPGRLDNAWQNQGDIATYPALEGGNTRVQNRFDFTGATANSTYVSDGSYIKWRYVRFGYSFPQEVLENLNIGMTGLKLNFSVNNLLTWTNYPGYNPEFGSRGNPLTPSEDSLRYPNDREILLTLRAQF
- a CDS encoding hybrid sensor histidine kinase/response regulator transcription factor, which produces MQKMSFLVLFVLSWYVNGQNEIYKFSSVSTAHGLSQNSAMAITQDSLGQIWIGTRDGLNRYDGTNITVYRHSDALNSLSSSDIICLEVDREGLIWIGTALGLNKYNPKTDRFTRYLADTSHTSITNNRITSICDFSKDKLWFGTSSGISIYTRSTDTFTTILKGYVIYSVQKLSQKLLVVSTNKGLLKIHVEENNHINIQPIKNTEKYVIQDMMVADDSSVLLATKEHHIVEYHLDNDSISPYFQEKSLNGLNRNVRKLLLDRSGNLWIGTYKGLQIANKNKQITTLYTNINDSESINDNFIKSIFKDAKGSIWIGTYYGGVNIWDESNINFLKITQRPGNSGLSFKSISSIETFKNSIYFGTEGGGLTLLDTVSRSYKYINTENTTELPSDNIKALFKDNDSKLWIGTFNKGVAVYDLKSKQFNTTILPNEVIKLLDDVGVSSIAQRSDEIFIGTLGKGVIRYNLFDNTFEIIAVNMQNREKGLTHNIVRTIKLDSNDNLWVGTFQGLSKIDAQNRISNYFLEEKKEAKYTITCVFNDANNQIWAGTEVEGLFRLEGDTFKKVNLKIEDNEPVKGVRSIVEDKQGHFWISTPNQGILRFNPRENIIVANYTQKDGLPSNQFNYNASFKYFKNYIFFGGSEGVVCFNPDKLIKNSFSPQVVLTSFKIKNKVLHVGGEEGLLNKTISYTNQLELSHDQGNFNISFAIPNYLNATNNHYVYRLLGLEDEWIETSQSSASYTIQDPGTYVFQVKGINNDNVENTEPTSLQIKVNPAPWRTWWAFLFYGFVIFSILYYLLNLLKSRQKLGNQLVLEKLEAEQIKKNNKSKLEFFTNISHEFRTPLTLILGPISQILENYRGSSEMYKKLKVIESNSNHLLQLINRLMDFRKIESDFIKLETAEINIVKFLKEIYLSFSEYAKDGNYQYEFFTSSDQILVYVDRYKLERVFYNLISNAFRYTPKNGKIVIRIIQEKDTVIIQVEDSGVGIAEEFKDKIFERFFELNANRQLVNAYNKGTGIGLSIVKTIVNLHKGKIQVKDNLEEGKGSVFSVELKQGREHLSDADIIHDFKFSDDLEQYVNQLSDSEVILEDDVLDSLKEEDKLTVLLVEDNKPLRKFMRSLLKQNYKVLEAENGKVAYKIALREDVNLIVSDVIMPEMTGTELCAKIKTDVRTSHIPLILLTSRSSLIYKIEGLESGADDYISKPFNVKEFTLRVKNLLNSISRVKEKINANEDLMPEDLVLSSIDENLYKKALQIVEKNISNEQFDIPMFCKELGVSRTVLFKKIKVWTDFTPKDFIQHIRLKKAADLLEQDQYSISQISYMVGFKNPKYFSKCFRNKFDKTPTQYIKTFS